A genomic stretch from uncultured Cohaesibacter sp. includes:
- a CDS encoding GNAT family N-acetyltransferase encodes MIRTFKSEDTDAVIAIWRSASELAHAFLPAAFMDEAEKLTREVYLQQAETWVFIRGGKIAGFIGLIDDYIGGLFVDPSHHGEGIGRALVDKAVEEKGSLVVEVFVDNAIGRRFYASYGFTGEKQVMDPHSGFSLLQLTYKTNA; translated from the coding sequence ATGATCCGGACATTCAAATCCGAAGACACAGACGCTGTGATTGCGATCTGGCGTTCCGCTAGTGAATTGGCGCACGCATTCCTTCCCGCCGCTTTTATGGATGAAGCTGAAAAACTGACCCGGGAGGTTTACCTCCAGCAAGCCGAGACGTGGGTTTTCATTCGTGGCGGCAAGATTGCCGGCTTTATCGGATTGATCGACGACTATATCGGTGGCCTGTTTGTTGACCCCTCTCATCATGGAGAGGGCATTGGCCGGGCGCTTGTCGATAAGGCAGTCGAGGAAAAGGGGTCTCTGGTGGTGGAGGTCTTTGTGGACAATGCCATCGGGCGACGCTTTTATGCTTCCTATGGCTTTACTGGCGAAAAGCAAGTGATGGACCCGCATTCGGGTTTCTCTTTGCTACAACTCACCTATAAGACAAACGCTTAA
- a CDS encoding DUF1989 domain-containing protein, which produces MSKIVPPADADARRAIKPVICYPTETLPKPDIALYQAVFEGAKKVDEVIISPRDAASIEVPAGHLLRIICPEGPQVGDLDLFNSANLDERFYSGKTRALHGTHVSIGDQLWSNFPYMRPMATVIEDTLAWYGIDPYGGSVHDVIGTRCDPYTGRVLNGVDYHYCCHSNLTRALARARGLSLAEAEKCIHDVLNVFMCTGFTRDTGQYFMKASPVRAGDTLGLFAEIDLLAVQSACPGGDCSAEHSSDTAQCYPLKMEVYKPQEGRLQGWQSPCVNAYDCSHGE; this is translated from the coding sequence ATGTCCAAGATTGTCCCTCCTGCCGACGCGGATGCACGTCGCGCTATCAAGCCGGTGATCTGTTATCCGACAGAGACCTTGCCCAAGCCGGATATTGCGCTTTATCAGGCTGTCTTTGAGGGGGCAAAGAAAGTCGACGAGGTTATCATTTCACCGCGGGATGCAGCCAGCATAGAGGTGCCCGCCGGGCATCTGTTGCGCATCATCTGTCCGGAAGGGCCGCAGGTGGGGGATCTTGATCTTTTCAATAGTGCCAATCTTGACGAGCGCTTCTATTCGGGCAAGACCCGCGCCCTGCATGGGACCCACGTGAGCATTGGCGACCAGCTCTGGTCGAACTTTCCCTATATGCGCCCGATGGCCACCGTCATCGAGGATACGCTGGCATGGTATGGCATCGATCCGTATGGCGGCTCGGTGCATGACGTGATCGGGACGCGCTGCGATCCCTATACCGGCCGTGTGCTCAATGGGGTTGATTATCACTATTGCTGCCATTCAAACCTGACGCGCGCCTTGGCGCGTGCGCGCGGGCTCAGCTTGGCTGAGGCAGAGAAATGTATCCACGATGTGCTCAATGTTTTCATGTGCACCGGCTTTACCCGGGATACGGGGCAATATTTCATGAAGGCAAGTCCGGTGCGAGCCGGTGACACTCTGGGGCTGTTTGCCGAGATCGATCTGCTGGCGGTGCAGAGCGCCTGTCCGGGTGGGGATTGTTCAGCGGAGCATTCCAGTGATACCGCGCAATGTTATCCATTGAAGATGGAAGTCTACAAGCCACAAGAGGGCCGTTTGCAGGGTTGGCAAAGCCCTTGTGTGAACGCTTATGATTGCAGCCACGGAGAATAG
- a CDS encoding EamA family transporter produces MRNMIFSWQFWAILSACFAALTAVFAKVGVSGIGSDFATFVRTIVILLALAIMLSATGGWESFSSLSTKSTLFLILSGLATGASWICYFRALKIGQASQVAPIDKMSVVLVAIFGALFLGEHLSLGGWLGVGFIAIGATLVALF; encoded by the coding sequence ATGCGAAATATGATATTTTCCTGGCAGTTCTGGGCCATTCTTTCGGCCTGCTTTGCTGCATTGACTGCCGTTTTTGCCAAGGTAGGCGTATCCGGTATCGGATCGGATTTCGCCACCTTCGTGCGAACAATTGTGATTCTTCTGGCCCTCGCGATCATGCTCAGCGCCACCGGCGGCTGGGAAAGCTTTTCGAGCCTGTCAACAAAATCAACCCTCTTTCTGATCCTCTCTGGTCTGGCAACAGGCGCATCATGGATCTGCTATTTCCGTGCGCTCAAGATCGGGCAGGCCTCTCAGGTTGCCCCCATAGACAAAATGAGCGTTGTGCTCGTCGCCATCTTCGGAGCGCTCTTCCTTGGCGAACATCTCTCTCTGGGAGGATGGCTCGGTGTTGGCTTCATCGCCATAGGCGCAACGCTCGTTGCGCTTTTTTAG
- the mgrA gene encoding L-glyceraldehyde 3-phosphate reductase has translation MTYIASDKRYDTMPYRRCGQSGLKLPAVSLGLWHNFGHDTPHFTKQDMCRTAFDLGITHFDLANNYGPPKGAAEEAFGEILRTDFKPYRDELIISSKAGYDMWTGPYGEWGSRKYMIASCDQSLQRMGLDYVDIFYSHRFDPNTPLEETMGALDTLVRQGKALYVGISSYNSQRTREAVRILNELGTPCLIHQPSYNMLNRWVERDGLKDTLKELGVGSIAFTPLAQGMLSNKYLNGIPDDSRAASGRFLKKEMITERAVEHLKKLNDIAARRGQTLAQMAIAWVLRDEGITTALIGASRASQIVDCAGAINNLDFTPEELAEIDLYAQDEDINIWKKSSDL, from the coding sequence ATGACATATATTGCATCGGACAAACGCTACGACACCATGCCTTATCGCCGGTGTGGCCAGTCGGGTCTGAAATTGCCTGCGGTTTCGCTCGGGCTGTGGCATAATTTCGGCCACGATACGCCGCATTTTACCAAGCAGGACATGTGTCGGACAGCGTTTGATCTGGGGATCACCCATTTCGATCTTGCCAACAATTATGGCCCTCCCAAGGGCGCGGCCGAAGAAGCCTTTGGTGAAATCCTCAGAACCGACTTCAAACCCTACCGCGATGAACTGATCATCTCCTCAAAGGCCGGCTATGACATGTGGACGGGGCCTTATGGGGAATGGGGAAGCCGGAAATATATGATTGCGTCCTGTGATCAATCCCTGCAGCGCATGGGGCTTGATTATGTCGATATTTTCTATTCCCATCGCTTTGACCCCAATACACCGTTGGAAGAAACGATGGGCGCGCTCGATACGTTGGTGCGTCAGGGCAAGGCGCTCTATGTGGGCATCTCATCCTACAATTCTCAGCGCACGCGAGAAGCAGTCCGGATTCTGAACGAGCTTGGTACCCCTTGTCTCATCCATCAGCCAAGCTACAATATGCTCAACCGTTGGGTCGAACGCGATGGTTTGAAAGATACGCTCAAAGAGCTTGGTGTCGGGTCGATTGCCTTTACGCCGCTGGCGCAAGGCATGTTGTCCAACAAATATCTCAATGGCATTCCTGACGATTCTCGGGCCGCTTCCGGGCGCTTCCTCAAAAAGGAAATGATCACCGAACGGGCCGTCGAGCATCTCAAGAAACTCAACGATATTGCCGCTCGCCGCGGCCAGACTCTGGCGCAAATGGCTATCGCGTGGGTATTGCGTGATGAGGGCATCACCACCGCATTGATCGGAGCGTCTCGTGCCTCGCAGATTGTTGACTGCGCTGGCGCCATCAACAATCTTGATTTTACGCCCGAAGAGCTGGCCGAAATCGATCTTTACGCACAAGACGAAGACATCAATATCTGGAAGAAATCGTCCGATCTCTGA
- a CDS encoding DUF1674 domain-containing protein gives MTDEAPKRQTVDVDSPQFKSTEERVADTAKPIEEPTPRRKFEDLPPAAQRALMEAEQRRKERDALKVSADRPKELNGRGGLDPSRYDDYEIDGRAIDF, from the coding sequence ATGACAGACGAAGCCCCGAAAAGACAGACGGTTGACGTCGACTCCCCTCAGTTCAAGAGCACGGAAGAACGCGTTGCCGATACCGCAAAGCCGATAGAAGAACCAACACCGCGCCGCAAATTCGAGGATCTGCCCCCCGCAGCCCAGCGGGCGCTCATGGAAGCGGAACAGCGCCGCAAGGAGCGCGATGCGCTGAAGGTGAGTGCAGACCGACCAAAGGAACTCAATGGCCGCGGGGGTCTGGATCCCTCGCGCTATGACGACTATGAAATCGACGGTCGCGCTATTGATTTTTGA
- the htpX gene encoding zinc metalloprotease HtpX, whose amino-acid sequence MNFFRTTLLLAAMTGLFMAIGYLLGGSGGMMIAFIFALGMNVFSYWNSDKMVLRMHNAMEVDARTAPEYYEIVQKLAQSAGLPMPKVYVINSDQPNAFATGRNPQHAAVAASTGLLNRLTYEEVAGVMAHELAHIKNYDILTMTVTATFAGAISMLANFALFFGGSRERGGIIGTIAIMILAPLAASIVQMAISRTREYSADKTGAEICGQPMWLASALAKIANAAGRTANVTAERHPETAHMFIINPLSGQKMDSLFSTHPDTQNRIDALQSLQAEWYGAQSPLKVSGGGSLGASQRRSQMQQDMGADGPWGRSAGRQRDDQDQSDQQPGPWG is encoded by the coding sequence ATGAATTTCTTCCGTACCACATTGTTGCTTGCCGCCATGACTGGCCTTTTCATGGCCATCGGCTATTTGCTCGGTGGCTCGGGAGGCATGATGATTGCCTTCATCTTTGCGCTGGGCATGAATGTGTTCAGTTATTGGAATTCGGATAAAATGGTGCTGCGCATGCATAACGCCATGGAGGTGGATGCACGCACGGCCCCTGAATATTACGAGATTGTTCAAAAGCTGGCCCAGTCGGCCGGGCTGCCCATGCCCAAGGTGTATGTGATCAATTCTGATCAGCCCAATGCTTTTGCCACAGGGCGCAATCCGCAGCATGCCGCAGTTGCCGCTTCGACTGGCCTGCTCAACCGGCTGACCTATGAAGAAGTGGCTGGCGTCATGGCCCATGAGCTGGCCCATATCAAGAATTACGATATTCTGACCATGACCGTAACGGCAACCTTTGCCGGTGCCATTTCCATGCTTGCCAACTTTGCGCTGTTCTTTGGCGGAAGCAGGGAAAGAGGGGGGATCATCGGCACGATTGCCATCATGATTCTGGCACCGCTGGCGGCGTCCATCGTGCAGATGGCCATAAGCCGGACGCGGGAATACTCCGCCGACAAGACCGGGGCAGAAATCTGCGGTCAGCCCATGTGGTTGGCCTCAGCGCTGGCAAAGATTGCCAATGCTGCGGGGCGCACAGCCAACGTAACCGCCGAACGGCATCCTGAAACGGCGCATATGTTCATTATTAATCCGCTTTCGGGGCAGAAGATGGATAGTCTTTTCTCCACGCATCCGGATACGCAAAACCGTATCGACGCGTTGCAGTCTCTGCAGGCTGAATGGTATGGCGCACAGAGCCCGCTCAAGGTGAGCGGTGGCGGCTCGCTTGGGGCTAGTCAGCGCCGCAGCCAGATGCAGCAGGATATGGGCGCAGATGGACCGTGGGGGCGTAGCGCAGGGCGTCAGCGGGATGATCAGGATCAGTCGGACCAACAGCCAGGCCCATGGGGCTAG
- a CDS encoding DUF6122 family protein, with amino-acid sequence MDGSYELLRILVHYSGHFLAPFVLARLLFPKEIWFKAALVMVSTIVIDMDHLLADPIFDPNRCSIGFHPLHTFWAGLVYVGLVLVPDWRARAFGLGALFHLAVDANDCFLGGTF; translated from the coding sequence GTGGACGGATCTTACGAATTGCTGCGCATACTGGTGCATTATTCAGGGCATTTTCTGGCGCCGTTTGTCTTGGCCCGACTGCTCTTTCCCAAAGAGATATGGTTCAAGGCTGCGCTGGTCATGGTTTCCACCATCGTTATAGATATGGACCATCTGCTGGCCGATCCGATTTTCGATCCCAATCGCTGTAGCATCGGTTTTCATCCCCTGCATACGTTTTGGGCCGGATTGGTTTATGTCGGTCTTGTGTTGGTGCCAGATTGGCGGGCGCGGGCATTCGGGCTTGGAGCATTGTTTCATCTGGCCGTGGATGCCAATGATTGCTTCCTGGGAGGTACCTTCTAG